Part of the Paracoccus sp. S3-43 genome, TGGTGGTGACGCCCAATGCCCTGGACCGGCTGGGCGAGCTTCACGGAGTCGTGCCGGACATCACCGATCCCCGCGTCTTCGGCAAGGCGGTGCCGCTGACCCCCGACAGCGTCCACCAGGGCGCCGCGCTGGAGGTGAAGCCGCTGAAATGGGGCGGTCTCAGCGATGTGGTGCTGCGGCAGGCGCCGGGCGAGCGGCGGCCGCTGCTGGTCGCGCTGGACCGCGTGACCGATCCGCACAACATCGGCGCCATCCTGCGGTCGGCCGAGGTGTTCGGCGCCCGCGCCGTCATCGCCCCCGCCCGTCATTCGGCCCCCGAAACCGGCGCGCTGGCCAAGACCGCCTCGGGCGCGTTGGAGCGGCAGCCCTATCTGCGCGTCCCCAACCTGGCCGAGGCGCTGTCGCAGTTGAAGGGCATGGGCTTCACGCTGATCGGGCTGGACGGGACCGGCGACACCCCCCTGCCCGACCTGCTGGCCACCCTGCCCGGCCGCGCCCTGTGCCTGGTCCTGGGCGCCGAGGGTCCGGGGATGCGCGACCTGACGCTGAAAAGCTGCGATCACGTTGCGCGGATTCCCTTTGCCGCCGATTTCGGGTCGCTGAACGTCTCGAACGCCGCGGCCGTGGGGCTGTATGCGGCCAGCACGGCATAGGGATCACATCCCTGCGACAATCGGCGCGGCGGCGTTGAGAATCGGGTCCGGTGCTGCCAATGAGGCATCCTGCCGCCACAAAACCGCCCGATCCATGAAACCGCTGCTTCTTTCGCTGATCCTGACCTCGGCCCCCGTCCTGCCGGCGATCGCCCAGGACTGGGCCATCGACGGGCTGGACGCGGTGGGCTTTCTGGAAAGCGGCCGCCCGGTCCCCGGACGGGGCGACATTTCGACGCTGTGGAAAGGCCAGGTCTGGCATTTCGCGACCGAGGAGAACCGCAGCCGGTTCGAAGCCGATCCGCGCAGCTTTGCCCCGGCCTTCGGCGGTCTCTGCCCCGTCGCCTTGGCCGAAGGACGGCGGGTGGCGGGCGATCCGCGTCATGTCCTGATCATCGGCAACAGACTATATCTGGTGGGATCCGGCAAGGCAGCCCGCAAGTTGCAGCAGGCCCCGCGCGACATTCTGGCGCGCGCCCAGGAACGCTGGGAACGGTGACGCGGGTGCGGGCGAAATTCCATCACGAATTCGCGATATGTCTGGAACTTTTCGGGGGTGTTGCCCATTTACCATTTGGAACATGACCCCGGAACCGTCATGTTCAGATCACTGTCCCTCGTTCCGCGACTTGCGCCCGGCCAGAATTCTGGACCGGGCGCCTTTTCTGTGTAATGGTGCCCACAACTTTTAGACGAGGAGGGGAGACCCGTCATGGAAGTCGATTTCAAGGACGACGAAGATATCGCCCGGATTGCCCGTGGCGTGAAGGTCATTGCGGTTGTGGGCCTGTCGCCGAACGAGGCGCGGCCCAGCTGGGGCGTGGCGCGGTATCTGCAAGCGAACGGCTATCGCGTTATTCCCGTCAATCCCGGCCCGGCGGGCGGCAAGATTCTGGGAGAGACCGTCTATGCCCGCCTGTCGGACATTCCGACGACGATTCCCGTGCAGATGGTTGACATCTTCCGCAGATCCGAAGCCGTCGGTCCCATCGTGGATGAAGCCCTGGCACATCTTCCCCACCTGAATTCGATCTGGCTGCAACTGGGCATCCGCAACGACGCGGCGGCGTCGCGGGCCGAGGCGCGGGGCATCACCGTGATCCAGGACCGCTGCCCCAAGATCGAATTCCCGCGCCACCTGTAAGGCGTCGCAAAAGGCCCCGGCGCTGCGCCGGGGCCTTGTCCTTATTGCCCCTGCGCGGTTTGCAGCAGGTCGGTGATCCGCCTGACCGCCGCGCGACGGTTTTCGCGCACATCGCCCTCCCGGCGGATTTGCAGGAACTGTTCGCCATAGCCCTGCACGACCAGGTTTTCCGGCGCCACCTGGAAATATTCCGACAGCGCCAGGGCCACCGATTCCGCGCGGCGGTCCGACAGGGCAAGGTTCGCCGCGTCGGGGCCGACCGTATCGGTATGGCCCTCGATCAGGAACACCTCTTGGGGGTTCTTCGCGATCGCGTCCTGGATCACGTTGCCCAGGGCGGACAGCTGCCGGACCTGGTCGGGCGAGATCGCCGCAGACCCCGTGTCGAAGGTGATCGCGTCGATCGTCACCGGCGGGACCAGGGCGCGGACCTGCGGGATGGACCGGATCTGCCCCAAGCTGAACCGGCGGTCGATATCCACCTCGCGCCGCAAGGCCGCACGCAGGGCAGCCTCGTCCTGGGACACGCCGGTGGCGGTCGCGGGTGCAGGCGCGGGCAGGGTCGAGACATCGACCGGTTCCACCCCTGCGGTGTCGTCGATCAGGCGGGTCTGCGTGCCGTCGGCCGAGACCAGCGTGCGGCGCAGCACCCGCAGATCGGCGTCGCGGATGGTGACGACGCGGCTTCCATCGGCGCGGGACACCACCGTGCGCGACGACCCGTCGTCGAAATTCTCGGTCGCGACGGTCGATCCGGGCTGGCGCAGCAGGGCCACCTCGTCCTTGATCACCTCCTGGCTGCCATCGGCGCGGGTCACGACGACCCGGTCAGGCGCCGACAGCGCCACCTGGCGGTTGTTGTTGAGATAGGATCCCACCGCGACGGCACCCAGGCCCAGCAGCAGCGCCTTGGCCAGGTCGTTGTCGTCGTCATCATCGCCGCGTTCGGCCGTCTGCGCCTGCTGCGGCGCCAGGGCATCGCGCAGGCTGGTCGCGAAATCCTCGGACGAGGAACGGCTGTTCTCCTTGGTGATCTGCTGTTCGGCGACCTCGCCCTGCTGATCGTCGTCAAGAGCGGCTGCCGTCGCCGCGCCAGTCTCCTCGGCGGCCTGCTGGGCGCCTTCGGTGGCGGGGGCATCGGCCTCGGGCGCGCTTTCGGACGGCGGGGCGGATGGGTCGGCCGCAGGGGGCTGGCCTTCGGCGGCGGCTTCGGGGACCGCCTGTTCGCGGGCCAGGGCGTCGCCCAGGTCATTCTGATCCGGCGTCGCAGGGGTGTCCGTCTGCGCCTGCCCCGGTTCCGCTTCGGCCGCCTCGCCCTTGGGGGCGGACTGTTCGGCCTGCGAGGCGTCGGCGTCGCTCAGGGGATCGGCGCTTTCCCCGGCCTCGGTGGGGACGGGTTCGGTGGGGGCGGGTTCGGTGGGGGCGGGTTCGGGACGGTCGGCCTGCTGTTCGCGGGCGGCCGGGGCGGGCCGTTCCTGGTCCTGCTGACGCGCGTCCCCGGCCGTGGCCGGGGGTTGCTCATCCTGCTGACGGGGGGCTTCGGCCGGGCGTTCGGCCTGGGCATCGGCGGTGGATTGCTCTTGTTCCGCCTGGCGTTCGGCGCGCTCCTCGGCCCGCTGCGACTTGCCTTCGGCATCCGCCGGGGCCTCGGCCTGCGCCGGACTTTCTGCGGGTTCAGCCTGCGCCTCGGCCTCCTGCGGCGCGGGGGTTGCGTCGGCCGCAGGTTCAGGCGCCGGGGCTTCGGGTTCGGCTGCTGCCTCGGCTTCCGGTTCCGCAGCGGGTGATTCGGGTGCCGGGGCTTCGGGTTCGGCTGTTGCCTCGGCTGGAGTCTCGGCCGCGGTCTCGGCTGCCGGTTCCGGGGCGGCGGGTTCCGCCGGCGCTGCCTCGGCCTCGGCCTCGGGGGCTGCCGGCTCGGCCTGCTGTTCCTGGACAGGCGGCGGGGGCGGCTGTTCACCTTCCGCAGGCGCGCCTTGGGCCTGGGCCATGGGCGGCAGCAGCAGCGACAGGCAGGCCGCGATGGCGGTCGTGTTGTTGATCATGCGGCGCATCGGGATCCCCTTGCCTCGAACGGATTGATCTGTCGCGCATTTAACCAGCAGCCGAAGTTGCCGGTTCCAAACATGCGCGTGACCCGGTGGTGATGGGCGGGAATCCCAATGCAAAAGGGCGCGACCCTAGGTGTTTGATCCCACGGTTTGATGGTGCGATCCTTTCTCAGGGATGGAGGGAAGCATTATGGGCCAGGTTCGTCACGGGAGCGCCACGACCACGCACGCCGTCAGAGCTGCAATACAACGATCGCAAGCTTCGCTCGCGACGCTGAGCCGGGAGCTCGGCATTAACCCCAAGACAGTGGCGAAGTGGCGCAAGCGAGCGACGGTCGATGATCTCAAGACAGGGCCGAAGGAGCCACGCTCCACGGTTTTGACAGAAGCCGAGGAGGCGGCCATCGTCGCGTTCAGGCTGCACACGCTTTTGCCGCTGGACGACTGCCTCTATGCCCTGCAGCCATCAATTCCACACCTGACACGCTCAGCGCTGCATCGGTGCCTTCAGCGCCACGGCATCTCTCGACTGCCCGACGTGGAAGGCGACAAGCCGAAACGGTCGAAGTTCAAGCGCTACCCTATCGGCTTCTTTCATATCGACATCGCCGAGGTGCAGACTGCTGAAGGCAAGCTTTACCTGTTCGTCGGCATTGACCGCACGAGCAAGTTTGCCGTGACCCAGCTCGTCGACAAGGCGGACAGGAAGACAGCTTGGGAGTTCCTGCAGCACATGCTCGAAGCCGTGCCCTATCAGGTCCATACCATCCTCACCGACAACGGTATTCAGTTCGCCGAGCAGCCTCGGAACCGGAACACCATCTATTCCAGACCTATGCGCTTTGACATGATCTGCGAGGCCAACGGCATTGAGCACCGCCTGACGAAGCCCAACCACCCGTGGACCAACGGTCAGGTCGAGCGGATGAACCGCACGATCAAGGACGCCACCGTCAAACGCTTTCACTACACCAGCCACGACGAGCTCCGCACGCATCTCGCCGACTTCATGGCAGCCTACAACTTCGCGCGTAGGCTCAAGACCCTCGGCGGCCTCACGCCCTACGAATACATCTGCAAGATCTGGACATCAGAGCCAGACAGATTCATCCTAAACCCGATCCACCAGATGCCGGGACTGAACACCTAGGCCGCGCCCTTGCCGAAATGCCATGCCAGTCAGGGCCTAAACGCCGTCGCCGACGAAAGCCTTTTCGACCACGAATTCGCG contains:
- a CDS encoding RNA methyltransferase, which codes for MSERPGKPKKPAWVIDKERARRAGAAETVWLFGLHAVRDALANPAREKLRLVVTPNALDRLGELHGVVPDITDPRVFGKAVPLTPDSVHQGAALEVKPLKWGGLSDVVLRQAPGERRPLLVALDRVTDPHNIGAILRSAEVFGARAVIAPARHSAPETGALAKTASGALERQPYLRVPNLAEALSQLKGMGFTLIGLDGTGDTPLPDLLATLPGRALCLVLGAEGPGMRDLTLKSCDHVARIPFAADFGSLNVSNAAAVGLYAASTA
- a CDS encoding YHS domain-containing (seleno)protein, which produces MKPLLLSLILTSAPVLPAIAQDWAIDGLDAVGFLESGRPVPGRGDISTLWKGQVWHFATEENRSRFEADPRSFAPAFGGLCPVALAEGRRVAGDPRHVLIIGNRLYLVGSGKAARKLQQAPRDILARAQERWER
- a CDS encoding CoA-binding protein, coding for MEVDFKDDEDIARIARGVKVIAVVGLSPNEARPSWGVARYLQANGYRVIPVNPGPAGGKILGETVYARLSDIPTTIPVQMVDIFRRSEAVGPIVDEALAHLPHLNSIWLQLGIRNDAAASRAEARGITVIQDRCPKIEFPRHL
- a CDS encoding OmpA family protein — translated: MRRMINNTTAIAACLSLLLPPMAQAQGAPAEGEQPPPPPVQEQQAEPAAPEAEAEAAPAEPAAPEPAAETAAETPAEATAEPEAPAPESPAAEPEAEAAAEPEAPAPEPAADATPAPQEAEAQAEPAESPAQAEAPADAEGKSQRAEERAERQAEQEQSTADAQAERPAEAPRQQDEQPPATAGDARQQDQERPAPAAREQQADRPEPAPTEPAPTEPVPTEAGESADPLSDADASQAEQSAPKGEAAEAEPGQAQTDTPATPDQNDLGDALAREQAVPEAAAEGQPPAADPSAPPSESAPEADAPATEGAQQAAEETGAATAAALDDDQQGEVAEQQITKENSRSSSEDFATSLRDALAPQQAQTAERGDDDDDNDLAKALLLGLGAVAVGSYLNNNRQVALSAPDRVVVTRADGSQEVIKDEVALLRQPGSTVATENFDDGSSRTVVSRADGSRVVTIRDADLRVLRRTLVSADGTQTRLIDDTAGVEPVDVSTLPAPAPATATGVSQDEAALRAALRREVDIDRRFSLGQIRSIPQVRALVPPVTIDAITFDTGSAAISPDQVRQLSALGNVIQDAIAKNPQEVFLIEGHTDTVGPDAANLALSDRRAESVALALSEYFQVAPENLVVQGYGEQFLQIRREGDVRENRRAAVRRITDLLQTAQGQ
- a CDS encoding IS481 family transposase gives rise to the protein MGQVRHGSATTTHAVRAAIQRSQASLATLSRELGINPKTVAKWRKRATVDDLKTGPKEPRSTVLTEAEEAAIVAFRLHTLLPLDDCLYALQPSIPHLTRSALHRCLQRHGISRLPDVEGDKPKRSKFKRYPIGFFHIDIAEVQTAEGKLYLFVGIDRTSKFAVTQLVDKADRKTAWEFLQHMLEAVPYQVHTILTDNGIQFAEQPRNRNTIYSRPMRFDMICEANGIEHRLTKPNHPWTNGQVERMNRTIKDATVKRFHYTSHDELRTHLADFMAAYNFARRLKTLGGLTPYEYICKIWTSEPDRFILNPIHQMPGLNT